AAAACAAAGGAATTAGTGATGAACGCGAGTCTTGAAATAGAAGGGGACAAAGTGATGTTCTCAGATACACCAGACTTTATGGAGTTTATTCCTGGGAACAACGTGACGTTAGTGCTTGAAGTGACAGATGCTGATAAATTAACACGTTATTTTGACGCTTTATCAGATGGTGCAACCAAAATAATGCCACTACAAAAAACGTTTTGGTCTGAAAAATTTGGTCAATTAACGGATAAGTATGGTGTTGGTTGGTCATTTAATTTAGTATAACAATGGACATAAAAATAGGAATCCCCAGCTTCAAGGGAATTCCTATTTTTTTATTGCTTTGTTTCATCGCTCTTTTTGCTATGAAGAAATGTTTGGACAATGTTTATCTCGGCTTCGGTCAAAGTGCCAGCCTGCTCGATGCTTTTCGTGATTTTATTAATTTTTTCGGCGCTGTTAAGCTGTTTCTTGTTTGCCGTAAGATAGGAGCGAATCGTAGAGGTTAGCGCCCCAATGAAGCCAATTCCAAAGAGCATCAAAAGAATAGCAAGCGTGCGGCCAAGGCCTGTGACGGGAACGATATCACCGTATCCGACAGTCGTCGTTGTAACGATCGCAAACCAAAGTGCGTCTGGGTAATCTTTAATACTTGGCTCGGCGTATATAAGTGGAATTGGAATGAGGATAATCGTGATAATGAGCGCGTTAACAATTCGATTAAAGCCGTTCGTACGTAGAAATGTGTAAAGCGGAACGACATAGCGTTTCCCCATGGCAGTTAAGCGAAGAATCCGCATGAGACCAACAATCCGTGCGATACGGAAAAAGTTGTACAATGGTAAAATCGCGATAAGTTCGAATAAATGAGTTTTGATGTATTCTTTTTTATTTTCCGCATGAATGAGTCTCGCAAAATAGTCAACCACAAAAATAGCCCAAATGATAAGATTAAGGATAGTAACGGCTTCTGTGTGTATTGGAATGGTTAGGACTGAGATGAGGACTAAAATAAACATGAAAAGTTCATAAAGAATAGTGCGACGTGGAGCTTTCAACCGAATTCCTACTTTCTATCGTATAATACCATCATTCTATCATAATAAAGAGCCAAACGGTGAGCTTGGCTCTTTGTCATGTTTTTATTTGATACGTAATCGATTTTGCTTACTACGACTTGCAAGTAAGCAGAGGTATGTCATCAAGGCAAACATCATGGTGATAATTAAGCTATGCGCGAGAGCTACGTAAAGGTTTACGTTTGTCACAACAGACATAATACCGGTAAATGCTTGCAAGGCAACAAAGATTATTTCAAGAACCATCGCGTATTTAAGGACACGATAATGGCTATACTCGCGGAAAACAATCCAAGTGACGTAGAGAATCCAGACAACAAGGATGAATGCTGCGAATCGGTGCAAATATTGCACGTAGTCTTGTACGTTTGTTGGCATCACGAATGTACCATTTTCAAATGGCCAAGCGGGAACGGCAAGACTTGCTTTTTCGTGACGGACAAGCGCTCCTGTATAGACCGAAAGATAGGTATAGATTGTGAGTAAATAAATATTCACCTTAAGCTTGGTTCCAATGACCATATTACGAGCATCGAATTTGTTATCTACTTCAAAAATAAGCAGGCAAAGTAAAACGATGGAAGCGTAACAGATGATGGAAATACCGAAATGAAGTGCCATGATGTACGGATTTTGTCCCCACATAACAGCTGCTGCGCCCATGAATGCTTGTAGTACTAAAAACGAAACAGCAACGATAGCAAGTGGCTTTGTTTCGCGGCGATCTTTGATGTAAATCCATGCTAAAATAGCTAGAACAATAACGAAAATAGAGCTAATTCCTGTTGTAAGTCGGTGCATAACCTCGATAATTTTTTCAGGTGTAATGTCTGTTAAGCGAACAAATTGTCCATTGCAGAGCGGCCATGTATTCCCGCAACCATCTGCTGAACCGGTCTTTGTTACTAACGCGCCACCGAACACAACGAATGTCATGCAAAGGATGGTTAGAACAGACCAAACTTTTAGAAATGTTTTCATTTTTTTATAGTTTCCCCCTCAATAATATGTAATAATTCAAAACTGAGCATACATAAAAAAACTGCATAGCCATATACTTTTTATTTTAACTTGTTTGTAGATGTAAGTAAAGGGGCTGGCTTGTGAAATTAAAAAGGGATACAAAAGATTCAGATCCAGTTCTTCCGCCTCAAATCAAGTTGAAATGGTTGACAATAGGGGTAGTTATTTCCGATAATAGTTAAGATGGAGTTCATAAGGAGATTGTGAACAAATTAGCAATGTCGGTATGATTATCTATGTGAATAATGTGTAAAGCGCAACAAAAGTTAAGGGGGAGAACAAGTGAATCAAATGGAGAAGACAGTAAAGGTAGACGCTGTCGACAAGTTCACTGTGAAAGATTTTACGGAACTCGTGAAAATTGGGATCGTTAATTCCAATACGATTACTGCTTTTACAGGAATGTGGTTGGCATTTCAATTAACAGGGGTTTCTTTTATGCAGAACCTCGATATTCTTATTTTCACAATTTTAGGGTCAGGAATGGTCGTTGCGGCATCAGGTGCTTTTAATAATGTGATCGATCGCGATATTGATGGGATTATGGAACGTACGAAGAATC
The sequence above is drawn from the Listeria weihenstephanensis genome and encodes:
- a CDS encoding VOC family protein — protein: MALGIYINMKNEARDALSFYGEIFGSTCTDLMTYGSIHDENGPEMDAKTKELVMNASLEIEGDKVMFSDTPDFMEFIPGNNVTLVLEVTDADKLTRYFDALSDGATKIMPLQKTFWSEKFGQLTDKYGVGWSFNLV
- a CDS encoding potassium channel family protein, with product MKAPRRTILYELFMFILVLISVLTIPIHTEAVTILNLIIWAIFVVDYFARLIHAENKKEYIKTHLFELIAILPLYNFFRIARIVGLMRILRLTAMGKRYVVPLYTFLRTNGFNRIVNALIITIILIPIPLIYAEPSIKDYPDALWFAIVTTTTVGYGDIVPVTGLGRTLAILLMLFGIGFIGALTSTIRSYLTANKKQLNSAEKINKITKSIEQAGTLTEAEINIVQTFLHSKKSDETKQ
- a CDS encoding COX15/CtaA family protein: MKTFLKVWSVLTILCMTFVVFGGALVTKTGSADGCGNTWPLCNGQFVRLTDITPEKIIEVMHRLTTGISSIFVIVLAILAWIYIKDRRETKPLAIVAVSFLVLQAFMGAAAVMWGQNPYIMALHFGISIICYASIVLLCLLIFEVDNKFDARNMVIGTKLKVNIYLLTIYTYLSVYTGALVRHEKASLAVPAWPFENGTFVMPTNVQDYVQYLHRFAAFILVVWILYVTWIVFREYSHYRVLKYAMVLEIIFVALQAFTGIMSVVTNVNLYVALAHSLIITMMFALMTYLCLLASRSKQNRLRIK